The Musa acuminata AAA Group cultivar baxijiao chromosome BXJ2-2, Cavendish_Baxijiao_AAA, whole genome shotgun sequence genome contains the following window.
CCTCTCCAGGTGTATCTCAACGATCAAGGGGACCTTAACGGCTATGTCCTGCAGGAGCGGATCCCAGTCGCCGGAGCAGCGGATGAGCTTGAGCGTCTTGAGGTTTGGGGATCCGGCGATGAATGGCGCGAAGCACTGTCCGTTGTACAGGTCCTCAAGGCAGAGGGAGCGGAGTGAGGCGGCACCGGCGACGAGATCGGCGGTGGCGGAGGGGTCGTGGAGACCGCGGAGGCGCTTGATGGAGAGGTCTTCCAGGAGGGGACACCCGCGGAGGACGACGTCGATGCCCCTGGCGCCAAAGGTGCAGGAGCTGACGGAGAGCTCGCGGAGGCCCGGGCAGTGCCGGGCAATGGCTTCCATGCCGGCCACGGTGAGTGCGCGGCAGGCACGGAGCTTGAGGCTGACCAGGCCGGGGAAGCTCACCGCGACGAGGGCGAGGGCCTCGTCACCGATGCTGTCGTGGCGGCGGCCGCACTGAAGGGCAAGCCTGGAGACGCCATCGAAGCGGCCAAAGATGGCGGGCGCCACATCGGACAGTGCAGCGCGGGCGTCGAGGGAGAGGCTGCGGCGGCTGCAGCTTTCCACGGCGAGCCACCGCCGGCACACCAGGGAGCAGCTCTTTCGGTCGCCGGAGCCGAGGGACTGGAAGACGAGAGCAAGACACTCGTCGGGGAGGTCAGCGGTGTAGTCCCTCGTCAACGAGACGCCTCCCATTGCCGGAGGCGCGTCGGTGAGGCGGCTGGAGGCGGATTGGCCCATGCACAGCGACGGAGAGGCAACTGTTAGCGGACCTGCCGGCGTAACCAAGATTTCGATGATTGGGGCTCGACGTAGTCCGCCGCTGTCGTGGGGTTTATAAACCGTGAGCGTGAAGTGGATCGAAAGCgatgacggagagagagagagagagagagagagagatggacgcGTCAAAGGGAGAGTGCGCGTAGAGACCATAGACTGCGACGACAAGAAGCGTGCATCCACGCGGTAGTAAGATGCTATCGCACAGCAGATGAAGAGCTCAGATTAGACTTCTCCCTTTTTGACTGTTCATAAGGGGCAGTCGCAACACGCAGCGGTACTCTCGACTCGATTTGAGATCAGCTACTACAACACGTACGGGTCACCGGTTCTCTCCAAAGGAGAACACAACTCCTCCATCCAAGAAGATTCCGAGGAACTGCTTCCAGGTTTGCCATGCAGAGGACGAAACGTAACGAGTTCGCCATAGGCTCTGTcagtgcagagagagagagagagagagagagagagagagagcgagtatAGTTTTTGGCTGCAACCAACGATCGAGCACTTGATCTGTAAGAGCCACGCAAAGGTGATCCAGTTTCCAGCATCTCATTGGACCTCTAATCTTTTGCCAAGAGACCATTGGATCCAAACGCAGATGAAGCGTTGTGGAAGTCGCCGTCGCAGACCGGTGTATGGTGGAGTCATCCTCCATTTCAGCTTTCTACCTCTCGTTTGTGGTCCACTGAAACACAAAGTCGTCTTCCGCTCCCACAGTCGCAGCGATCTCCGGCGTAGTTGGTCGTGGTGGAACGTGTCATCAACGACTGGTCTATGTGAGTGACAGTGATTCGTGCGTTGCCCCACCAAGACCGAGGCATGTATACCACACCTTTGTTCTGTTCTGGGAATCTGAGGTTGACTGGGTTGGAGCGTTCAGTTTGGTTGGTTCTGCAGTAGGGAATGGACTGTCTAGAAGAGTGGACTGTGACACCGAATGTCAAGTTCAGAAGTCAAATGTTCTTTACGTTGCCTGACGTTCCGAGTTGATCATCATCTTTCAAAACCTGCAAACATTCTCTGgcctctataattttttttttctttttcttggtatGAGAAATATATTTTCGAAACAATTTTATCGGTATCATTCCAATTTTCTTTACGTGTAGGATTTAATTTCTTCTCTGTATCGTTCTAATTTTATCGGATGTCTTCTCAAAAAGATATTAGTGACTTCTTCTTAACCATCCTCTTTGAATTGATATGACTAATAATAATTTACTTAAGATATAGCTCACGATTCGAGACACTACTTTGACAGAAATCTCGTAGTTTCTTCCGAAGGATCCATAGGCTCTAATAGATGAAATAAAGGGTTATCAACTCTTTATGCCTAAATCATTGACCCCGAATGGTAAAACCCAAGTCCATAGTTTGTAAAGTCATTGGAATCGTCATTCACTTTTCATGTGTAACTAAGTTCGAATATTACCGGCATTCATTGGTTAGTCATAGTTGTTTGTAATGTATGATTGTATGATGATTATAGCATCATTAggtaatattattatatgatatgtACCATTCGTATCAATGATACTCTTTTATAGATATTATGTACATGCATAATGTAACTGATCTTTATAAACGATGTTTATTTATTCAGTATATTATTACTTGTTATAATtgaattcttctttttcttcccgaTAGGCATTTGtgcttattttattctttttttttatgatcgtAACGGATTATAATAAAAGTAATTCCTAATATAGATTCCATATGATATTTGGAGAAGCATTAAAACAGAGCTCAGTTTGAGCATTTAATTCGCAATTAGTATTATTACATCGGGCGGGTTTTAGAAAaaccttctctctttttttttattttctaaaatatgatctctcatttttctttctttttttttctcataaagtGTTTCTCATTCCATGAAATCTCATAAACATTTCTTGTTATCATTTATCACTGATTCATGATGATAGcaaatgagatttccctaactatacgaggaaatctctctattttatTGAGAGAAATCTTCtaatctgttgagggaaatcctccctcgtgtaatatgtataaataggagagggacatataCATTTTCTAACACATGGTGGCTACTTTTGTCCGATCACTTTCACCCTATTGGTTGCGAATTGAGCTAGGAGGACAATGATGAAATTCATAATATCATAAATGATATGTTCATGTTTTCAacttttgatattaaaatatattttttttaaaaaaaaaatattcttagtgatctatgaaatattgattgagcATACATAAATATTAATGTTTATTTTAAACATAGCACAACAAGCTAAAGTATGCTAGCGGACTTGAATAtattaagttatgataataagcatgcatATAGTAACTAGAAATAACGATTAAATTTTAATTGGTCTTAAATAAATCTCAAAGATTAAATAAGTTTGATCATGATTAAGGAACTTTGAGTTTTTAACATCATGTATATAGAGGATGATAAGGTGCTTAGACATGAatagaataataaataaataaataaaaatataaatcaaagaggagtgttataaatataaataagattaaatgatGAGTTTAGACCAAAAGTATTATATTTGTTTAACCAAATTAAATTTGCTGCAATATTAGAATTatattaatagaaaaaaaaaattgaaatgggACTGAATGAAATTGAACCCTAGATCTCAAGATAACCTCTTAAGACATCTCATGACTCTTTACTCTAAGTTGAATAGATGTATTACTTCCTTACACACTTGATTATTAAGGTACCTAATATTTTATTTACATTTTTATATTGAGTTTAATCAGATAAATATAAGTTTAATTCATTacaaaataattatcatataCATAATGTAGTTTGGAAAATATGTTTCGAATGATATGTTTGTCATGAgcaaaatatgaatatatataatttataaacataaaaaatatgaattatgataaaaatatcttgtatgcatacatatataatgACGTCCGATGTGTGAGTGCAATGCACGTATATGCTATGACATGTGGTGCGGAAACACACATATGTATTATGACGTGCTGCGTAAGAGTatacgtatatattatgatatacggTTTGAGAGTGcttatatatgttatgatataagGTATAAAACTTGATGAATTTACTATATTTCCTACACataagtattttaaattatttttatatagaaTTTTATCTCCTTATTATGTATATACTATGTATAGAGTTATGCTTGCTAAAGAAGTCATAGGATAAGTTATTTaccattaaatatattataataatgattttaaaaatattatatacatgatATAATATATGATCACCTGAATAAATATTTATACTTACTGAGTGATTACTTGttatagataatattttatacGTAAAGATACTAGTACCTCACCCAAATGATTGGGTAGGGAAGTGAGCATATGCAAGTGCATGCTAGCGTAAATATGGACAATGACCTATGGGCATATTATGTATATAATTTTTGGTCttgttatgtgtgtgtattttTCTTTGATTAGAGGTTATAATTATGTACTGGTGTCAAAACACTATATATAGAAATCCTATCATTTTgtttagtaagatagcatgttttaattttaagattatctACTTTCTGCTAGACTCTTATCGATAGcagtaatgaaaataaaaatataacatcATACTTTATTCATGCATATAGGATATAGGTGGAATTAGAAGTAGGGTATTCCATTAGCGCACTCAGCATTGAGTGCCCAAGCATCGATGTTGGCTCACTCGCATGCTCCACAACTATAATCCGCGACTTTCGCCTCTCATCGTCACTCGATCAAGGGAGTAAAGCAACTCCAGATGAGAACGATAACATACCTTCCATGTCGCCTGGCTTGGCAAAGTAGCTCATTGTCATTGATTGATTAGGTGAGGTTGCAAGTGACGCTAGTACGTAGGAGAGAGAAGGCCACACGGATTGTGGAAGACATGGCGAGAAGGCATCTGGTGATGATCATATGGGATAGGTCTTCCATGTTGGAGGCGATAGCAACGCCAGCAACGGGTTAGTTCTAACGAGCCTAGCATGGTGTGTCTTGTGAGGGAGTAGAGAGAGGAAGCTCCACTGTAGTTTCATTCTTCCCCTTCATGGAGGTTTATGATCACGTTGCATGAGAAGGATCTAACGGGTAATGTGACGAAAGACGAGCAATAGCAAAAGATAAGATTACACGAAGATATCATATggaagaaataaaaataagagtacctttcatttaaaacctaaaaaaaaattGTGTTTGGGAAATCTCCCTTGTCatattattttatgtttaatTAGGAAAGCATGTTCCTGTAATTGTCCCAAACCTTGATGCTGCAGCTGACACTAAAGGAGTGACACCATGAGACCAGCTCTCCTCCGACCATAACACACGGGTTACTGTAGAGAAGAGCAAAGACAGCCGCAGCGAAGCATGGAAACTTGGAATTGTGCTCTTCTTTATTTCCTTCGATGCATTCAGAGATCAGCAGTCATCTGTATGTTTTTCCGGAACAGTTGCGTGACGCTTTCTCCTTGGCATTTACTGCTGTGGAGGATTTGGAAGGCGTTGGTCTTGATGATGACCTCTGTTCGGGTGACAAGAGAGATCAGTGGCTCGTAATCAGTCCATTGCACTCCTCCCCTCCCCCCACCCCCTTATGAACACAGATCCTGCTCCTTCCATTGTTTCACGTCTTTAAAGCTTGATCTCGTTGATCTATCTTTCTCTCTTCTCTGATGACGATGATGCTTCATCTATGACCTGAATTGCTGAGGAGTACTGTAGAAGGTTTTTGTTTGGATACACAAAGTAGAGGGAGAGAGAAGGAACAGTAGATGGAGGGACGACAAAAAGCGGCCAGCCATGGCGCGGAGATACCCCAACCATTTCCTTAAAATACCCACCCTTTTCTGCTCTCCAACCAGGCTTTGCCGCCACTTCTCTCACTCACAATACTAGGTGGACAGTAGGGAGAAAGAGAGGAGACACCGGAGAGGGCGTTTTGAGGGGTGGGGATGAGGGGAAGTGCCTCCCTCCCTCTTTTCCTCTTCCCTTTTTCTCCTCACTCGCTCACTGTTCGCTGCGGTGTTTTGAGGTAAGAAAGGAGTGGAAGAAGAGAGCTAAAGATGGCTCTTTTGCCTCTTTTGGATCCTCTGTGTTGCCAGGAAGAGAGCTTGGAACTGGAAGAAGAACGAAAGAGGCCAATGCTGGCGCTTCTGGAAGAGCCGGaggcggtggtggaggaggaatGGGCGGAGGTGCTCTGCTCTCTGGCGGCCAAAGACGAGGAGACCCGCCCTGAGCTGCTGCCTGGCGACGGTGGTGATGACGCGTACCTCCTGTCGTTGAGGAGGGAGGTGGTGGAGTGGGTGGTGCACGCCGCCGCGAGCCACGATTTCTCTGTCGTCACCACGTTTCTCGCCGTCAACTACCTCGACCGGTGCTTCCTTCCTCATGCCGCTGCAGGAGGCCTCCGGCTGCAGAGGGACAAGGTATGGATGGGGCGCCTGGCGGCGGTGGCCGCCCTGTCCCTGGcggcgaaggtggaggagacgcgGGTTCCCCTTCTCCTCGACCTTCAGGTCG
Protein-coding sequences here:
- the LOC103972564 gene encoding F-box protein SKIP2-like; translated protein: MVSTRTLPLTRPSLSLSLSLSPSSLSIHFTLTVYKPHDSGGLRRAPIIEILVTPAGPLTVASPSLCMGQSASSRLTDAPPAMGGVSLTRDYTADLPDECLALVFQSLGSGDRKSCSLVCRRWLAVESCSRRSLSLDARAALSDVAPAIFGRFDGVSRLALQCGRRHDSIGDEALALVAVSFPGLVSLKLRACRALTVAGMEAIARHCPGLRELSVSSCTFGARGIDVVLRGCPLLEDLSIKRLRGLHDPSATADLVAGAASLRSLCLEDLYNGQCFAPFIAGSPNLKTLKLIRCSGDWDPLLQDIAVKVPLIVEIHLERLQVTDSGLTALSGCIDLEILRLVKTPECTDAGLATIADRCHRLRKLHIDGWKANSIGDVGLQAVAQRCTGLGELVLAGLNPTYRSLELIASNCGSLERLALCGSETIGDAEVACIASKCTSLKKLCIKECPVSDQGMEALAAGCPKLVKMTVKRCSGVTPDCADRLVASRHGKLAVNLEVNDGSTDDQQQEATEEGSALEEFGIAAAIGGSELPRPLVDGVGSQGRWPGKKKRAGFFATRRNLVASALRRWSHGSSNSSHSRT